In Pelmatolapia mariae isolate MD_Pm_ZW linkage group LG2, Pm_UMD_F_2, whole genome shotgun sequence, one DNA window encodes the following:
- the yif1a gene encoding protein YIF1A translates to MDLPHHGYRATKPRARAAPPAGDSVLFEDTSSAAPAMNSQGYYTAGYNMEGPSNDMQGGGGMNNLFADPMANAAMMYGSSLANQGKDMVNKEISRFMSVNKLKYFFAVDTRYVLKKLMILMFPYTHQDWEVRYHRDTPLTPRQDVNASDLYIPTMAFITYILLAGMALGIQKRFSPEVLGLCASTALVWVIIEVLVMLLSLYLLTVHTDLSTFDLIAYSGYKYVGMIFTVLCGLLFGSDGYFVALAWSSFALMFFIVRSLKMKILPSLSSDSMGMGSNAKPQLRLYITVASALFQPIIIYWLTSHLVR, encoded by the exons ATGGACTTGCCACATCATGGGTACCGAGCAA CTAAGCCGAGAGCTCGTGCAGCCCCCCCCGCAGGTGACTCCGTCCTGTTTGAAGACACTAGCTCAGCAGCTCCTGCAATGAACAGTCAGGGGTATTACACTGCTGGGTACAATATGGAAGGACCCTCAAATGACATGCAAGGAGGTGGTGGGATGAACAACCTCTTTGCTGACCCTATGGCCAATGCTGCGATGATGTACGGCTCCTCCTTAGCCAACCAGGGGAAGGATATGGTAAACAAAGAG ATCAGCAGATTCATGTCTGTGAACAAGCTGAAATACTTCTTTGCTGTCGACACCAGATATGTACTGAAGAAACTTATGATCCTCATGTTCCCTTATACACATCAG GATTGGGAAGTTCGTTATCATCGCGACACTCCACTGACTCCAAGACAGGATGTGAATGCATCAGACCTTTACATACCAA cGATGGCTTTTATCACCTACATTTTACTTGCTGGAATGGCTCTTGGCATTCAAAAAAG GTTCAGTCCAGAGGTCCTCGGCCTGTGTGCTAGCACTGCCCTCGTGTGGGTCATCATCGAGGTCTTGGTGATGTTGCTGAGTTTATATCTGCTGACAGTACACACCGACCTCTCCACCTTTGATCTCATCGCCTACAGTGGATACAAATATGTTGG GATGATCTTCACAGTGTTGTGTGGATTGCTGTTTGGCAGTGATGGCTATTTTGTGGCGCTTGCCTGGTCCTCCTTTGCTCTCATGTTCTTCATT GTTCGCTCTCTGAAAATGAAGATCCTCCCCTCGCTGTCCTCGGACTCTATGGGAATGGGATCGAATGCCAAACCTCAGCTCCGTCTTTATATCACTGTCGCATCCGCGCTCTTTCAGCCAATCATTATTTACTGGTTAACCTCTCACTtggtcaggtga
- the si:ch211-145o7.3 gene encoding forkhead box protein N2, with translation MENSSHTLPHLCPSPATIRGPLPLSSSPQHTSSNGRISLPLSPISFPPSPASFSPATAESVHSCSPLSHFTVSHCLEGQSLADQDDLTCLNWLHQRGDLLPLQPLTKMTPLPQQEPSVASQLLPAASSKPPYSFSSLIFMAIEDSPQKRLPVKDIYEWIVNNFPYYRTATGGWRNSVRHNLSLSKSFRRIQRDKSQVGVQSVGKGSLWCVCPEYRPALLEVLRKTHSYHSNNSNLLHKPALLEGESYKMPAECDSMEILDPLSHTLLLSTADSPILAENPLCLLTPDHEELVTMESVEYQQEEVCEDMEKDPLSDSGYIELHYYESQQYQYLVLPDDTELDLETVEILQLDAEAQEAAGSLLDLAGGGY, from the exons ATGGAAAACAGCTCTCATACACTGCCACACTTGTGCCCCTCTCCCGCCACTATCAGAGGGCCTCTGCCGTTGTCCTCCTCACCCCAGCATACCTCCTCAAATGGTCGCATTTCACTGCCACTTTCGCCTATCTCTTTCCCGCCATCCCCAGCCTCATTTTCTCCAGCAACAGCAGAGTCTGTTCACTCCTGCTCCCCTCTTTCACACTTTACAGTGTCTCATTGCCTCGAAGGACAAAGCCTAGCTGACCAAGATGACCTCACCTGTCTCAACTGGCTGCATCAGAGAGGGGATCTGCTGCCACTGCAGCCCCTCACCAAAATGACACCGCTGCCTCAGCAGGAGCCCTCCGTGGCTTCCCAGCTTCTTCCCGCTGCTTCGTCCAAGCCGCCGTACTCCTTTAGCAGTCTGATTTTCATGGCAATAGAAGATTCGCCACAAAAGAGGCTTCCAGTGAAGGACATCTACGAATGGATTGTGAACAATTTCCCCTACTACAGGACGGCAACGGGTGGCTGGAGGAACTCTGTCAGACACAATCTGTCTCTGAGCAAGAGCTTCAGACGCATTCAGAGGGACAAGAGCCAGGTGGGTG tgcagTCAGTGGGGAAGGGATcgctgtggtgtgtgtgtccagagtacCGGCCGGCGCTCCTAGAAGTGCTCAGGAAGACCCACAGTTAtcacagcaacaacagcaaccTGTTACACAAGCCTGCACT GTTGGAGGGAGAAAGCTACAAGATGCCTGCTGAGTGTGATTCGATGGAAATATTAG ATCCTCTTTCTCACACCCTCCTCCTGTCTACTGCCGATAGTCCGATTTTAGCCGAAAACCCGCTGTGCCTTCTGACCCCGGATCACGAGGAGCTCGTCACCATGGAGTCTGTGGAATACCAGCAGGAGGAAGTGTGTGAAGACATGGAGAAGGACCCCCTGTCTGACAGCGGCTACATCGAGCTGCACTATTATGAGTCTCAGCAGTACCAGTACCTTGTGCTGCCGGACGACACCGAGCTCGACCTGGAGACCGTGGAGATCCTGCAGCTTGATGCCGAGGCCCAGGAGGCTGCCGGGTCACTGCTGGACCTCGCAGGTGGTGGATATTAG
- the atl3 gene encoding atlastin-3, with protein MGSEPGPVQIVNVCKDDHSFTLEINALSQILLNPKVRDKRVVVVSVAGAFRKGKSFLLDFMLRYMHRQDEEKWMGNDNEPLTGFSWRGGSEPETSGIQLWSEVFLVQKSNGEEVAVVLMDTQGAFDDQSTVKDCATIFALSTMTSSIQLYNLSQNIQEDDLQQLQLFTEYGRLAMDEIFQKPFQSLMFLIRDWSFPYEYSYGFKGGNQFLDKRLQVKEAQHEELQTVREHIRSCFTNISCFLLPHPGLKVATSPAFKGQLCDVGPEFRDQLKILIPKLLHPDRLVEKEINGNKVTCSGLLEFFKVYIKIYQGEDLPQPKTMLMATAEANNLAAVASAKDQYYRNMEKVCGGDLPYVSPESLEEKHQFFFREALHVFASTKKMGGQEFCNRYQVKLEKELLEMWESYLKHNESKNLFSAFRTPAVLFVLVCLLYVLSGLLLFIGLSTFAMLCDCTLGAVMVAMLTWAFIRYSGRYRNVGGAIDQAAGVVLEQATVMLNKSRGTSMVDHKKTR; from the exons ATGGGGAGCGAACCAGGCCCAGTTCAGATTGTCAATGTCTGTAAGGACGATCACTCTTTCACCTTGGAGATCAATGCTTTGAGTCAGATCCTGCTGAACCCCAAGGTCCGAGACAAACGTGTGGTGGTGGTGTCAGTGGCCGGAGCCTTCAGGAAGGGGAAGAGCTTTCTGCTCGACTTCATGCTTCGATACATGCACAGACAG GACGAGGAGAAATGGATGGGTAACGATAACGAGCCTCTGACCGGGTTTTCTTGGAGAGGAGGGTCAGAACCGGAAACATCAGGCATCCAGCTGTGGAGCGAAGTTTTCCTTGTCCAAAAGAGCAATGGTGAAGAG GTGGCTGTGGTGTTGATGGACACTCAGGGAGCGTTTGACGACCAGTCCACTGTGAAGGACTGTGCCACCATCTTTGCCCTCAGCACTATGACCAGCTCCATACAG CTCTACAATCTCTCACAGAACATCCAGGAGGACGACCTGCAGCAGTTGCAG CTGTTCACCGAGTATGGTCGTCTCGCCATGGATGAGATCTTTCAGAAGCCCTTTCAG TCTTTGATGTTTCTGATCAGGGACTGGAGCTTTCCCTACGAGTACAGCTACGGGTTCAAAGGCGGGAATCAATTCCTGGATAAACGGTTACAG gttaagGAGGCTCAACACGAGGAGCTGCAAACAGTCAGGGAGCACATTCGTTCATGCTTCACCAACATATCCTGCTTCCTCTTACCTCACCCTGGTTTAAAAGTTGCCACCAGTCCTGCCTTTAAGGGACAGCTCTGCG ATGTGGGTCCTGAGTTCAGAGACCAGCTGAAGATTTTGATTCCCAAACTGCTGCATCCAGACCGTCTGGTGGAGAAAGAAATAAATGGAAACAAAGTCACATGCAGCGGCCTGCTCGAGTTTTTCAAG GTTTATATCAAGATTTATCAGGGAGAAGACCTACCGCAGCCAAAGACTATGCTCATG GCCACAGCAGAGGCCAATAACTTGGCAGCTGTGGCGTCAGCCAAAGACCAGTATTACAGGAACATGGAGAAG GTGTGTGGAGGAGACCTGCCTTATGTTTCTCCAGAGTCCCTGGAAGAGAAACATCAATTTTTCTTCCGGGAGGCTCTTCACGTCTTTGCATCCACCAAGAAGATGGGCGGACAGGAGTTTTGTAACCGTTACCAGGTGAAACTGGAAAAGGAGCTATTGGAAATGTGGGAGTCATACCTGAAGCACAACGAG TCCAAAAACCTCTTCAGCGCCTTCCGGACTCCTGCTGTGCTCTTTGTCCTGGTGTGCCTCCTCTACGTGCTCTCTGGCTTGCTACTTTTTATCGGCCTGTCCACCTTCGCCATGTTGTGTGACTGCACTCTTGGTGCGGTCATGGTGGCCATGCTGACGTGGGCCTTTATCCGCTACTCGGGTCGGTACCGAAATGTGGGAGGAGCCATCGACCAGGCTGCCGGCGTCGTTCTGGAGCAG GCCACTGTGATGCTGAACAAGTCGAGAGGGACAAGCATGGTGGACCACAAGAAAACCCGTTAA